The nucleotide window GGCGAATTCAGCGACTACAACAAGAGGTTGATCAGCTTCAGGCGCATCGATCGCGGCTTCGGCAACAACGGCAGCACCACGAAGTTCCGTCGATCGCCATTGTGGGCTATACCAACGCGGGCAAATCTACGTTGCTCAATGCCCTAACCAATTCAGAGATTTACGCAGCGGATCAGCTATTTGCAACGCTTGACCCTACAACGCGACGCTTGACGGTGACTGATCCGATGACTCAGGATTCTTTACCGATTGTTTTAACCGATACGGTAGGGTTTATTCAGGACTTACCGCCCGCATTGATGGATGCGTTCCGCGCGACGCTAGAAGAGGTCACTGAGGCGGATGCCCTTTTACATGTGGTGGACTTATCGCATCGGGCGTGGCAAAGCCAAATTCGGTCAGTCATGTCGATTTTGTCGCAGCTACCAATCACGCCAGGGCCAGTGTTGCTAGCGTTCAATAAGATGGACGAGGTCGATGGAGATACTTTGATGCTGGCAGAGGAAGAGTTTCCGCAGGCGGTGTTTATTTCAGCAGGCGATCGCTTAGGCTTAGAAACTTTACGGTTACGATTAGCGCAGTTAGTGCAGTATGCGATCGTGTCTTAGAAATTAGCCTGGGTGGGAGAAATTGCTATGTATGTTGTGGTTGGCGGTGCGGGGCTAATTGGGCTGAACCTTGCTCAGAAGCTGGTAGACCTAGGACATACGATCGCCATGATTGACATTGATCCGAAAGCTTGCCGCTACGCGCGGGAACAGCTGGGCGTGATGGCATTTGAGGGCAGCGCTGTGAGCACTGAGGTTTTGATTGAAGCGGGGATTCGTAAAGCTGATGCTTTGGCGGCGGTGCTGCGTAACGATGCTTTGAATTTGGCAATGGTGGCATTGGCAAAACACTACGGGGTGGCGCAAATTTTGGCGCGGATGCGGCACCGAGATTTTGCAGAGCCGTACCGAATTGCCGGAGCAACTTCGATCATTAATGCGATCGACCTGGCGGTTTCAACCCTGGTCAATGCGATCGAATATCCTCAGGTAGAGTCGATGCTGCATTTTGAGCAAGATCAGATTGAGGTATTAAAGCTGTCGATTCCAACCGAGTCTCCGATCGCGGGTCGCAGCTTAGCGAAAATTTCCCAAGATCCTAGCTGTCCTACAGGTTCATTAATTATTGGCTATCAAGCCCATCCTCATGAGGATTTGATCATCCCGAATGGTAGTACTGTCTTGGAAGCAGGCTCAACTATTTTGATGGTGACCAAGCCGGGGGCAATTCATCAGGTGGTGGATTTTGTGCTGGGCAGCTAGTCATCTCCCAGGCTGATGAGTTTTTCATCAATTTGCCGCAGACGCTCTTGCACAACATCTTCTGAGATGATTTGTTTGCGGAGGGCATCGCTTAAGGCTCCTTTTTCGGCAAGTAAGAGTCGGCGGCGAACTGCGTCCAGCCGAGACGGATCGGCTTGATTATAGAGGTCGCGGAGAACTTTTTCGGCTTTGGCAACTTGAATTTGGTAGAGCGATCGCATTTCTTCATAAACGGCTTTGGGCAACACTCCAGTTTTCAACATCCCATCCAGTTCATCTTGGGCGGCTTTGGCGGTAATCAGTTGTGCCCTTAATTCCTCAGCCTGTTGAGAAGGGGCTGACAAGGACTTGAGACGAAGACGTTTGACAAACCAAGGTAAGCTCAAACCCTGCATGACCAGGGAAAGCAGGACGGTGCCGAAGACGATTGCAATCAAGTCGCCTCGTTCAGGGATACTGGCAGGGAGACTGAGAGCCAGAGCCATTGATAACGAGCCTTTGATATTACCGAAGAAGAGGACGTGTTGCCAACGCAGAGGAATGGGGCGATCGATCCGTTGAGCGATCGCCAGCAAAGGATAAACTGCCAAAATTCGTCCAACCTGATAAGCCAAAATCGCCAGCAGCACCGCTGGCAAAGTTTGCCAAAGCGTCGTGAGGTTGACCTCCACCCCAATCAGCAAAAAAATAAAGGTATTGACCCCAAACCCGGCATACTCCCAAAAGCTGTAAAGCGTAACGCGGTTAGAGGCAGACCCTTGGCGCGACAAACCGACATTTCCCACCATCAGCCCTGCCACCACCACAGCCACCACTCCAGACACCCCAATCAGATGACCCACCTGGTAAGCACCTAATGCTACGGCTACCGTCAGTAAAATGCTGCTTAAGTTATCTTCTGAACGAGTAAATAACTCGGCGCTGAGATAGCCTAGCACCAGTCCGAGCAGCGTTCCGCCAGCAATCACAATAAAAAGTTGCTGTATGCCCCCAGCCACCGAGAATTTTCCCGTTGTATGTGCCAGCAATACGAGGTTGTATAGGACTAAAGCCACGCCATCGTTGAGCAGGCTCTCTCCTTCCACGATCGTTGTGAGGCGCGATGGAACAGAAATTTCTTTGAAAACGGCAATCACGGAAACAGTATCGGTGATGGCTAAAATGATCCCGAGCAAAAACGCTGAAACCCAGTCAAGTCCAAGTCCAAACTTTAAGCCCAGAGCGGTAACCCCGGCAGAAATAATGACTCCAGGGCCAGCCAGGAGAGAAATGGGCTTTAGGGTACTGCGGAGACGGCTGATGTCGGTATTAATAGCGGCTTCAAACAGCAAGATGGGCAAAAAGAGGTTAAGAATGAGGGCAGAGCTAAGCCCTGTACGACCTGGCAGGAAAGGGGCGATCGCCAATCCAGCAAACACCAATCCTGTTACATAAGGAATTCGTAGCCGCCGTGACAGCAACGCCACAACTGTCGCCACTAGCAACAAAATAATAGAGTCGGTCACAAATTCTGCAACAGGACTGACATCAAGCTCAGTGACAGCAAGATAAAAAGCAGAGGGCATAGAAGGCAAATATAAAGAGCAGCAGTCAAAATCAAGAGCAGATAGAGCCGGAGTGATGAATTGGATAATATAACCAGAGAATCTTGATACGAGGTGGAAAAACTGGTAGATGTGGATGAGGCTGCTTAAACATATTCTCCAAGGCAGTGGCTTCGATTATTTGTGGGGAAAGGAGTGTAAACGTGGCACAGGAAAAACCGACCATTTTAGTGACTGGCGGAGCAGGATATATTGGCTCCCATGCCGTACTTGCTCTTCAGAAGGCAGGCTATGGGGTAATTGTGCTAGATAACTTGGTCTACGGACACCAAGACATTGCAGATGTCCTGAAGGTTGAGTTGGTGATCGGAGATACGAACGATCGCTCCTTGCTCGATAATCTTTTTGCGACTCGAGAGATTGCCGCTGTCATTCATTTTGCAGCTTACGCTTATGTCGGCGAGTCGGTTTCAGATCCCGCTAAATATTACCGCAATAACGTCGTTGGGACTCTGACTTTGCTCGAAGCAATGGTGGCAGCTAACGTTAAAAAGTTCGTTTTCTCTTCGACCTGCGCTACCTATGGTGTCCCGATCGCGGTTCCGATTGCTGAAGATCATCCTCAAGCTCCCATTAATCCCTACGGCGCTACGAAACTAATGGTGGAGCGAATTCTGGCTGATTTTGATGAAGCGCACGAGTTTAAGTCTGTCTGCTTTCGATACTTCAATGCAGCGGGGGCTGATCCAGACGGGCTTTTGGGCGAAGACCACAACCCAGAAACTCACTTAATTCCACTGGTTTTACAAACAGCATTAGGCATTCGAGAGTCGATCGCCGTCTTTGGCACCGACTATCCTACTCCTGATGGCACCTGTATCCGCGACTATATTCACGTTACTGATTTAGCGACGGCTCATGTGCTGGGTCTAGAGTACTTGCTGCAAGGGAATAACAGCGATATTTTTAACCTGGGTAACGGCAGCGGTTTCTCGGTGAAAGAGGTCATTGAAGCGGCTAAGACGGTGACGGGGCAAAAAATTATGGTAGTAGAACGCGATCGCCGCCCTGGCGACCCTCCAGCTTTGGTAGGCAGTAGCGAGAAGGCTCAGCGCGTTTTGGGCTGGCGATCGCAGTACGCCGATATCCATCAAATTTTGACCCATGCTTGGAGTTGGCACCAGAAACGGCATGGGCATTAGCTAGAAGAATTAATCAAGAGGGGCGTGAGTCTGAAACTCATAACCCCTCTGATAAAAAACTTTGATAAAAACTTTGAAAGCGCTTCGCCACACTTAACGAGGAGGTCGTCGCCGCTGCAAGAACTCAGGAATGTCGAGTCCTGGCTTAGTGACCTTTGGCTCAGGGCCAGGAGTAAGCGGAACTGAAGGTTGAGAAGGGGTTGGTGGCGGCGGTGGCGTACTGGGGAGCGATCGCCGGATTGACGAAACGCGTGCAGCTTGCACTGGCGGCGCGACGAGAGCTTCGGGGGTAAACCCTGTAGCAATGACTGTAATACGAATTTCGCCCTGGAGGCGATCGTCTAACACTGCACCAAAGATAATATTGGCGTTTGGATCAACCGCTTCGTAAATAATTTCAGCTGCTGCATTAACTTCATGCAGGGTCAGGTCGTGACCCCCCGTAATATTAAAGACTACGCCCTTTGCGCCATCAATTGACGACTCTAGTAAAGGCGAGGAAATTGCTGCGGTCGCTGCTTCCCGTGCCCTAGATTTGCCAGAGCCAACCCCAATACCCATAAGAGCAGAGCCTGCATCCGCCATGACGGCTCGAACATCTGCAAAGTCTACGTTAACGAGTCCAGGAATAGTAATGATATCAGAGATGCCTTGAACCCCTTGCCGCAAAATATCATCGGCAACTCGGAAGGCTTCTTGCACCGGAGTTTGCTCTGAAATGACTGTAAGCAGCTTGTCGTTAGGGATGATGATGAGGGTATCAACCTGAGACTGGAGCGCTGCTACGCCATCGTCGGCTTGCCCGGTACGCCGCCGACCCTCAAAGGTAAAGGGACGAGTGATGACACCAACCGTCAACGCCCCAACTTCCTTGGCAATTTCTGCCACAATGGGAGCCGCGCCTGTGCCTGTACCGCCGCCCATACCAGCGGTGATGAAAACTAAGTCAGAATGGTCGAGCGCGGCAGCAATTTCGTCGCGGGATTCTTCGGCAGCTTTCTGCCCGATCGCCGGGTTTCCTCCTGCTCCTAGTCCTCGAGTTAGCTTCTGCCCAATTTGCAAGCGATTGACCGCAGAAGCATGGGTAAGGGCTTGTGCATCAGTGTTGATTGTCCAAAACTCTACACCAGAGACCTCACTCGCAATCATTCGATTGACGGCATTACAGCCGCCACCTCCTACCCCAATCACTTTGATCTTAGCAATGCTACTTGGCACAATCTCATCACTCCTGTCTTCTTCTCGCAGTGAGCCCCTCGGATCATGGACTTGACCCAAGTGTATACCAGAGTTAGAGAAAGGATTTGCGTTGTTCATTGGGAGTGAAAAGTTGACCTGACTTTCGCCGGGGGCATCGGAGTTATTAGCTACTTTATTATCAAACGTCATTGCGATTTAGAAGCCACTGGTACAAAGACTTTTTAGCTCTAGATAACTATAGGTTAAGTTGCTTGAAAAACCAAACTTTACCGTAGCTCTTTGAAACAGTTGCTGACCTTAAGGAAAGTTCAATTTTAGTTAATTTTCATGAAAGGAAGGAGGCGATCGCCCTTAGAGCAATTTCACTTGACTGCTCAGTTTAACCCTTGGCAATCTACTCAGACTTTACAGACCTTGGAGAGGCTCTTGCTCTAGCTCTGGAGGCGAATCTTCCTCCAAATTTACAGGCGGTGGAGGCGCAAACATTTTGACTTGGGGTGCTTTAGGCTGATTGAGGTCAATATATTCTATTTGACTAGCATCAACCTGTTCAGGCAGTTTTCGCATTTGGTCAAGCGCCTGAAGTTGCTCGGCTAGGCGCGAGTCTTTGTAAGAACCTAAGTGAACTTTTCCAAGTTCGGTGTGAAGAATTAAGTTGCCTGGTTCACGCCAGTTAATTTCTGAAATTTTGACGGGGCTTTGGCTAATCAATTTGTAAAGGCTTGCCCACTGAGAACGATACTGCTCCTGCATTCCAAATACTTTCAGGGTTGGTAAGTCGCGGGATTTATTTAAAGAAACATATTTTTCGTAAGAAAGAATGTAACCTCGATCGTCGAGCAGCGATATGGGGATGGGTTCAGCAGGAGGAGGGATTTTTTGCTGAGGATTGGGGGCGACTGCGGGAACCATGTAGACAACGGCGACAGCG belongs to Timaviella obliquedivisa GSE-PSE-MK23-08B and includes:
- a CDS encoding sodium:proton antiporter; the encoded protein is MPSAFYLAVTELDVSPVAEFVTDSIILLLVATVVALLSRRLRIPYVTGLVFAGLAIAPFLPGRTGLSSALILNLFLPILLFEAAINTDISRLRSTLKPISLLAGPGVIISAGVTALGLKFGLGLDWVSAFLLGIILAITDTVSVIAVFKEISVPSRLTTIVEGESLLNDGVALVLYNLVLLAHTTGKFSVAGGIQQLFIVIAGGTLLGLVLGYLSAELFTRSEDNLSSILLTVAVALGAYQVGHLIGVSGVVAVVVAGLMVGNVGLSRQGSASNRVTLYSFWEYAGFGVNTFIFLLIGVEVNLTTLWQTLPAVLLAILAYQVGRILAVYPLLAIAQRIDRPIPLRWQHVLFFGNIKGSLSMALALSLPASIPERGDLIAIVFGTVLLSLVMQGLSLPWFVKRLRLKSLSAPSQQAEELRAQLITAKAAQDELDGMLKTGVLPKAVYEEMRSLYQIQVAKAEKVLRDLYNQADPSRLDAVRRRLLLAEKGALSDALRKQIISEDVVQERLRQIDEKLISLGDD
- a CDS encoding FtsQ-type POTRA domain-containing protein, with product MTDISSISRSELAARRQKLRRQRRWRILQTSWQVFAISGLAFGAVWIATLPDWILRDSAQVEIKGNKVLTTDTIRSLLAIQYPQFLLALEPDAIAKRLEDSQAPIAEAHITRRLFPPGITVHIQERYAVAVVYMVPAVAPNPQQKIPPPAEPIPISLLDDRGYILSYEKYVSLNKSRDLPTLKVFGMQEQYRSQWASLYKLISQSPVKISEINWREPGNLILHTELGKVHLGSYKDSRLAEQLQALDQMRKLPEQVDASQIEYIDLNQPKAPQVKMFAPPPPVNLEEDSPPELEQEPLQGL
- the galE gene encoding UDP-glucose 4-epimerase GalE, yielding MAQEKPTILVTGGAGYIGSHAVLALQKAGYGVIVLDNLVYGHQDIADVLKVELVIGDTNDRSLLDNLFATREIAAVIHFAAYAYVGESVSDPAKYYRNNVVGTLTLLEAMVAANVKKFVFSSTCATYGVPIAVPIAEDHPQAPINPYGATKLMVERILADFDEAHEFKSVCFRYFNAAGADPDGLLGEDHNPETHLIPLVLQTALGIRESIAVFGTDYPTPDGTCIRDYIHVTDLATAHVLGLEYLLQGNNSDIFNLGNGSGFSVKEVIEAAKTVTGQKIMVVERDRRPGDPPALVGSSEKAQRVLGWRSQYADIHQILTHAWSWHQKRHGH
- the ftsZ gene encoding cell division protein FtsZ, which codes for MTFDNKVANNSDAPGESQVNFSLPMNNANPFSNSGIHLGQVHDPRGSLREEDRSDEIVPSSIAKIKVIGVGGGGCNAVNRMIASEVSGVEFWTINTDAQALTHASAVNRLQIGQKLTRGLGAGGNPAIGQKAAEESRDEIAAALDHSDLVFITAGMGGGTGTGAAPIVAEIAKEVGALTVGVITRPFTFEGRRRTGQADDGVAALQSQVDTLIIIPNDKLLTVISEQTPVQEAFRVADDILRQGVQGISDIITIPGLVNVDFADVRAVMADAGSALMGIGVGSGKSRAREAATAAISSPLLESSIDGAKGVVFNITGGHDLTLHEVNAAAEIIYEAVDPNANIIFGAVLDDRLQGEIRITVIATGFTPEALVAPPVQAARVSSIRRSLPSTPPPPPTPSQPSVPLTPGPEPKVTKPGLDIPEFLQRRRPPR
- a CDS encoding TrkA family potassium uptake protein, producing the protein MYVVVGGAGLIGLNLAQKLVDLGHTIAMIDIDPKACRYAREQLGVMAFEGSAVSTEVLIEAGIRKADALAAVLRNDALNLAMVALAKHYGVAQILARMRHRDFAEPYRIAGATSIINAIDLAVSTLVNAIEYPQVESMLHFEQDQIEVLKLSIPTESPIAGRSLAKISQDPSCPTGSLIIGYQAHPHEDLIIPNGSTVLEAGSTILMVTKPGAIHQVVDFVLGS